The Litoreibacter ponti genome includes a window with the following:
- a CDS encoding xanthine dehydrogenase family protein molybdopterin-binding subunit gives MPKDGGIGAATLRREDVRFLTGDGQYTDDINLFGQAAAVFARSTVANGVIKSINTSAAETMPGVLAIFTGEDFAEVGGNPAGWLINSRDGEPMKEPKRPVLAHGKVRHVGDAYAAVIAETVEQARNAAEAIEADIEELDAVIDMADALAGSNFVHDEIGTNQCFDWGWIEDNRAATDAAIKGAHHVTTLELVNNRLVPNAMEPRCSMAQYNKSTDEYTLHTTSQNPHLTRLLISAFVLGIPENKLTVIAPDVGGGFGSKIYHYGEEALVLAAAKKLGRPVKWTADRTEAFLTDAHGRDHVTKIELALDAEGNFLAFRTETMANVGAYLSNFSTATPTFLHGTLMAGNYTVPNVYVNVKAVFTNTAPVDAYRGAGRPEATYSIERVIDKAAREMGMDPIELRRKNFVKPDQYPFASAAGLEYDSGNYDALMDKMEEVADVAGFAARRKASEAKGLLRGFGVNAYIEACGIAPSNLVGVLGSRVGLYDAATVRVNATGNLSVMVGAHSHGQGHETAFPQVVAEMLGIDASTIDIVHGDTSKIPFGMGTYGSRSLAVCGSAVVRATEKVINKAKKIAGHMLEASDTDIELKDGVFSVSGTDKSVSFGEVALKAYIPHEFPLEDIEPGLEETAFYDPANFTYPSGAYCCEVELDPETGKVRVDRFTAVDDFGNVINPMIVTGQVHGGLAQGIGQALVENTTYDENGQLLSASYMDYTMPRADDLPFYTVDHSQGNPCTHNPLGVKGCGEAGAIGSPPTVVNAVIDAMQSGGKNVTHIDMPVTPHRVWSAMNTA, from the coding sequence ATGCCAAAGGATGGAGGCATCGGTGCCGCAACGCTGCGCCGCGAGGACGTCCGGTTTCTGACCGGCGATGGTCAATATACCGACGATATCAATCTGTTTGGTCAGGCGGCGGCGGTCTTTGCGCGCTCGACGGTGGCCAATGGTGTGATCAAAAGCATCAACACCAGCGCCGCCGAGACAATGCCCGGCGTGCTTGCGATCTTCACCGGAGAGGACTTCGCCGAAGTGGGGGGCAACCCCGCGGGCTGGCTGATCAATTCGCGCGATGGCGAGCCCATGAAGGAACCCAAACGCCCGGTTCTGGCCCATGGAAAAGTTCGCCATGTCGGCGACGCTTACGCGGCTGTGATTGCCGAAACGGTGGAGCAAGCCCGCAACGCAGCAGAGGCCATCGAGGCCGATATCGAGGAGCTGGATGCAGTCATCGACATGGCAGACGCTCTGGCGGGCAGCAATTTTGTGCATGACGAGATTGGCACCAATCAGTGTTTCGACTGGGGCTGGATCGAAGACAACCGCGCAGCCACAGATGCCGCCATCAAAGGCGCGCATCACGTCACTACGCTGGAACTGGTGAACAACCGCCTTGTGCCGAACGCGATGGAGCCGCGCTGCTCGATGGCGCAGTACAACAAATCGACAGACGAATATACGCTGCACACTACCTCGCAGAACCCGCACCTGACGCGTCTGCTGATCTCGGCCTTTGTACTTGGCATCCCTGAGAACAAGCTGACCGTGATCGCCCCTGACGTGGGCGGTGGGTTTGGCTCAAAGATCTACCACTATGGTGAAGAGGCTCTGGTCTTGGCGGCTGCCAAAAAGCTGGGCCGTCCTGTCAAATGGACCGCTGATCGCACCGAGGCATTCCTCACCGATGCCCATGGCCGCGACCACGTCACCAAGATCGAACTGGCGCTAGATGCCGAGGGCAACTTTCTTGCCTTCCGCACCGAGACCATGGCCAATGTAGGCGCCTATCTGTCGAACTTCTCGACCGCGACACCGACCTTCCTGCATGGCACGTTGATGGCGGGCAACTACACCGTTCCCAATGTCTATGTGAACGTGAAGGCCGTGTTCACCAACACCGCCCCCGTTGACGCATATCGTGGCGCGGGTCGGCCAGAGGCCACCTATTCCATCGAACGTGTCATCGACAAGGCCGCGCGCGAGATGGGGATGGACCCGATTGAATTGCGCCGCAAGAACTTCGTCAAACCCGATCAATATCCATTCGCTTCAGCCGCCGGCCTCGAATACGATAGCGGCAATTACGACGCGCTGATGGACAAGATGGAAGAGGTTGCGGACGTGGCAGGCTTCGCCGCGCGTCGGAAAGCAAGCGAGGCCAAGGGCCTGCTGCGCGGCTTCGGCGTCAACGCCTATATCGAGGCCTGCGGTATCGCGCCCTCGAACCTTGTGGGCGTCCTTGGATCGCGCGTTGGGCTTTATGACGCCGCCACCGTGCGGGTCAACGCCACCGGGAACCTGTCGGTCATGGTGGGGGCGCATTCCCACGGCCAAGGCCATGAAACCGCCTTCCCGCAAGTTGTGGCGGAAATGCTGGGCATTGACGCGTCAACCATCGACATCGTGCATGGCGACACCTCGAAAATTCCATTCGGGATGGGAACCTACGGGTCTCGCTCGCTTGCTGTCTGTGGCTCTGCCGTTGTGCGCGCAACCGAGAAAGTCATCAACAAGGCCAAGAAGATCGCAGGCCATATGCTTGAGGCCTCTGACACCGATATCGAGTTGAAAGACGGCGTTTTCTCCGTCTCCGGCACCGACAAGTCCGTCAGCTTCGGGGAGGTCGCGTTAAAGGCCTATATCCCGCATGAGTTCCCGCTGGAAGACATTGAACCGGGACTTGAGGAAACGGCGTTCTACGACCCCGCCAACTTCACCTACCCTTCCGGGGCCTATTGCTGTGAAGTCGAGCTGGACCCCGAAACCGGCAAGGTGCGCGTGGATCGCTTCACCGCTGTCGATGACTTCGGCAACGTTATCAACCCGATGATCGTCACCGGCCAGGTGCATGGCGGATTGGCGCAAGGCATTGGGCAGGCATTGGTCGAGAACACGACCTATGACGAAAACGGTCAACTGCTGAGCGCATCCTACATGGACTACACCATGCCACGCGCCGATGATTTGCCGTTCTACACGGTCGATCATTCTCAGGGAAATCCGTGCACGCACAATCCGCTCGGTGTCAAAGGCTGCGGCGAGGCGGGCGCGATTGGCTCACCCCCAACGGTGGTCAACGCGGTAATCGACGCGATGCAGTCAGGCGGCAAGAACGTCACCCATATCGACATGCCTGTGACCCCACATCGCGTGTGGTCGGCCATGAACACCGCTTGA
- a CDS encoding (2Fe-2S)-binding protein yields MTKLSMTINGKAVSGSAEGNTLLSTFLREDLHLTGTHIGCDTSQCGACVVHVNGKAVKSCTMFAVEVDGADVATIEGQANADGSLNVIQQAFQDHHGLQCGFCTPGMVMSAAALLKDNPKPSEADVREYLEGNICRCTGYHNIVKAIMAASGQDVSAIAAE; encoded by the coding sequence ATGACCAAACTATCAATGACCATCAACGGAAAGGCCGTTTCGGGCAGTGCGGAGGGGAACACTTTGCTGTCCACCTTCCTGCGCGAAGACCTTCACCTGACGGGCACGCACATCGGGTGCGACACATCGCAATGCGGTGCCTGCGTCGTGCATGTGAATGGCAAGGCCGTGAAGTCCTGCACTATGTTCGCGGTCGAGGTCGATGGCGCTGATGTTGCTACAATTGAAGGTCAGGCCAACGCCGACGGCTCACTCAACGTGATCCAGCAGGCGTTTCAGGACCACCACGGATTGCAATGCGGCTTCTGCACGCCCGGCATGGTGATGTCCGCAGCGGCGCTCTTGAAGGACAACCCGAAGCCGAGCGAAGCAGACGTGCGCGAATACCTTGAAGGCAACATCTGCCGCTGCACGGGCTACCACAATATCGTCAAGGCAATCATGGCGGCGTCAGGTCAAGACGTCAGCGCAATCGCCGCCGAATAA
- a CDS encoding substrate-binding periplasmic protein — protein MACPPHNRSTDLRFFLTSCAALGLLFTGAAYAADPCADHIPQEKPQNTSRDIVGQEMDVLQDQGHMLFAVYEDYPPYSWEEAGKPRGVDIEIARIIAEDLGVEARFNFVSAGENLESDLRNNIWKGAIIGGRISNVMMRIPYDSAFKCRVEQVVFTGQYAAESVAIAYDKASYPDEKPVPAYFRFDTVAVENDSIADFYLSSFAGGQLSGKVQRFPNMVEAMAALNAGETKAAMGPLGQLEHGLTKKTDVHQPPLAGFAVSKWTLGVAVNFSYRPLSYAVDDAINYALQDGRIAKIYENYGLTFQQPER, from the coding sequence TTGGCCTGTCCGCCGCACAATAGGAGCACAGATCTGCGGTTTTTCCTGACATCTTGCGCAGCACTTGGTCTGCTTTTCACGGGGGCAGCCTATGCCGCCGATCCGTGCGCCGACCATATCCCGCAGGAAAAGCCGCAAAACACCAGCCGCGACATCGTCGGGCAGGAGATGGATGTTCTGCAGGATCAGGGCCACATGCTCTTTGCGGTCTACGAGGACTACCCGCCCTATAGCTGGGAAGAGGCCGGCAAACCGCGCGGCGTCGATATCGAGATCGCGCGCATCATCGCCGAGGATCTTGGTGTTGAAGCGCGGTTCAACTTCGTCTCAGCGGGCGAAAACCTCGAGTCCGATCTGCGCAACAACATTTGGAAAGGCGCCATCATCGGTGGCCGCATCTCCAATGTGATGATGCGCATTCCTTATGACAGCGCATTCAAGTGCCGCGTAGAACAGGTTGTGTTCACCGGCCAGTATGCTGCCGAATCCGTGGCAATCGCCTATGACAAGGCGAGCTACCCGGACGAGAAACCTGTTCCCGCCTATTTCCGGTTTGACACCGTGGCGGTGGAGAATGACTCAATTGCCGATTTCTACCTTTCGTCTTTTGCGGGCGGGCAGCTTTCGGGCAAGGTGCAGCGCTTCCCCAACATGGTGGAGGCCATGGCCGCTTTGAATGCGGGCGAGACCAAAGCAGCGATGGGGCCATTGGGCCAGCTGGAGCATGGGCTGACCAAGAAAACCGACGTGCATCAGCCCCCGCTGGCGGGCTTCGCGGTCAGCAAATGGACCCTCGGCGTGGCCGTTAACTTCAGCTACCGGCCTCTGTCCTATGCAGTCGATGACGCAATCAACTACGCGCTTCAGGACGGGCGTATCGCGAAGATCTACGAAAACTACGGCCTGACATTTCAACAGCCCGAACGCTGA
- a CDS encoding FAD binding domain-containing protein, with protein MYAFDIERPSTVAEAVSALGGEAQALGGGQTLIPTLKARLASPDKLVSLSGVSEMEGISSAGGVLTIGGATTHADVASDGTYKALSELASHIGDPAVRNRGTIGGSLANNDPAACYPAAALGSGATIVTNSREIAADDFFQGMFDTALNEGEIITGVKFPIPEKANYQKFVQPASRFALVGVFVSKSASGVRVAVTGASNEGVHRWGAAEEALNANFSASALDGLSVPADNLISDLHGSPDYRAHLVKVLTGRAVTAAS; from the coding sequence ATGTATGCATTTGACATAGAGCGCCCATCAACTGTCGCCGAGGCCGTCAGCGCCTTGGGCGGCGAAGCGCAAGCCTTGGGCGGCGGACAAACCCTGATCCCGACCCTGAAAGCCCGGCTGGCCAGCCCTGACAAGCTGGTCTCACTGTCCGGCGTGTCCGAGATGGAGGGAATCTCATCCGCTGGCGGTGTTCTGACCATCGGCGGCGCCACCACACACGCCGATGTGGCATCGGATGGCACCTACAAGGCACTGTCGGAGCTGGCCTCCCATATCGGGGACCCGGCGGTGCGCAATCGCGGCACCATTGGCGGCTCGCTCGCCAACAATGACCCCGCTGCGTGCTACCCGGCAGCGGCCCTGGGTTCTGGCGCGACCATCGTCACCAACTCGCGCGAAATTGCAGCGGATGACTTTTTCCAAGGCATGTTCGACACGGCCCTTAACGAGGGCGAGATCATTACGGGCGTGAAGTTCCCAATCCCGGAGAAAGCGAATTACCAGAAATTCGTCCAACCCGCATCGCGCTTCGCCTTGGTCGGAGTCTTCGTCTCCAAATCCGCGAGTGGTGTCCGCGTGGCCGTGACAGGTGCCTCGAATGAAGGTGTGCATCGTTGGGGGGCGGCAGAAGAGGCATTGAACGCCAACTTCTCAGCCTCCGCTTTGGACGGACTGTCGGTGCCCGCAGACAACCTGATCTCGGACTTGCACGGATCGCCGGACTATCGCGCGCATCTGGTGAAGGTTTTGACCGGGCGTGCTGTGACAGCAGCATCCTGA
- a CDS encoding CoxG family protein, translated as MKLSDSRTIEADIATVWAALLDADVLQTCVPGCTEMSGSPTDGFEATVVQKVGPVKATFKGAVEISNMVEKQALTISGEGKGGAAGFAKGGADVRLEPADDTTILHYDVEAKVGGKLAQLGSRIIDGFAKKMADQFFENFADAVGPATDAEAETQTNDLDTTKKKKGWFKSLVS; from the coding sequence ATGAAGTTGTCTGATAGCCGCACAATCGAAGCAGACATCGCGACGGTTTGGGCTGCTTTGCTGGACGCCGATGTCCTGCAAACGTGTGTCCCCGGTTGTACCGAGATGAGCGGCTCCCCCACGGACGGATTTGAAGCTACGGTTGTCCAGAAAGTTGGCCCGGTAAAGGCCACGTTCAAGGGCGCAGTCGAGATCAGCAACATGGTGGAGAAACAAGCCCTGACTATATCGGGCGAAGGCAAAGGCGGCGCTGCCGGTTTTGCGAAGGGCGGCGCAGACGTGCGGCTGGAGCCTGCAGACGACACCACGATTTTGCACTACGACGTTGAGGCCAAAGTGGGCGGCAAGCTCGCGCAGCTAGGGTCCCGCATTATTGACGGGTTCGCGAAAAAGATGGCCGACCAGTTCTTTGAGAACTTCGCGGACGCCGTCGGCCCGGCAACAGATGCCGAGGCTGAAACCCAGACGAACGATCTCGACACAACAAAGAAGAAGAAGGGATGGTTCAAAAGCCTTGTCAGCTAA